One Bosea sp. 685 DNA segment encodes these proteins:
- a CDS encoding FadR/GntR family transcriptional regulator — translation MKPGIVAVPERREHSNHAEVARMIAIDIIAGRAKEGSKLAGDAELMLRFGVSRPVLRESVKTLVAKGLLTTKARVGTVVRERAAWNMFDGDLLAWHLQAGIDRRFLDDLAEIRLAVEPRAAALAAERRTEADLAAMRAGLAAMQREPSDSVAFANADLALHVAVANASGNPFMRSVGGVIDVALRASFLLSAPVEDPERDIVILAHRKIVDAIAARDIEGAADAMVGVIFNGLRRHGAARTEPSEQLSGQHRPIAPSRLLTDKD, via the coding sequence ATGAAACCCGGAATCGTCGCGGTTCCCGAACGGCGGGAGCATTCCAACCACGCCGAGGTGGCGCGGATGATCGCGATCGACATCATCGCCGGCCGTGCCAAGGAAGGCTCCAAGCTCGCCGGCGATGCCGAGCTGATGCTGCGCTTCGGCGTCTCGCGCCCCGTATTGCGCGAAAGCGTCAAGACGCTCGTCGCCAAGGGCCTGCTCACCACCAAGGCGCGGGTCGGCACGGTGGTGCGCGAGCGCGCCGCCTGGAACATGTTCGACGGCGACCTGCTCGCCTGGCACCTTCAGGCCGGCATAGACCGCCGCTTCCTGGACGATCTCGCCGAAATCCGGCTGGCGGTCGAGCCTCGTGCGGCGGCGCTCGCCGCAGAGCGCAGAACCGAGGCCGATCTTGCCGCGATGCGCGCCGGCCTGGCTGCGATGCAGCGCGAGCCGTCCGATTCCGTGGCCTTCGCCAATGCCGATCTCGCGCTCCATGTCGCGGTCGCCAATGCGTCCGGCAATCCGTTCATGCGCTCGGTCGGCGGCGTTATCGACGTTGCGCTGCGGGCGTCCTTCCTGCTGAGCGCGCCGGTCGAGGACCCCGAGCGGGACATCGTCATCCTGGCGCATCGGAAGATCGTCGACGCTATCGCGGCCCGCGACATCGAGGGTGCGGCCGACGCCATGGTCGGCGTCATCTTCAACGGATTGCGCCGCCACGGCGCGGCGCGCACCGAACCCTCAGAACAGCTTTCCGGGCAACATCGTCCCATCGCCCCTTCCCGCCTTCTCACAGACAAGGACTGA
- a CDS encoding dihydrodipicolinate synthase family protein, with protein sequence MPAATRPYRGVFPVVPTIFHDDGRLDLEGQRRCLDFMIDAGSDGLCILANFSEQFVLTDAERDTVMDLALDHVAGRVPVIVTTTHFSSAVCAERSRRAQDKGAAMVMIMPPYHGATFRVGEAAIEAFFRRVSDAISIPIMIQDAPVAGTPLSPAFLAKLAGEIENVSYFKIEVAQAAAKLRTLLELGGETIEGPWDGEEAITLMADLDAGATGAMTGGGYPDGIRQIVDPYFAGRRNEAIAAYARWLPLINYENRQTGLSAAKILMKEGGIIGSAALRHPLELPHPKTQAGLIEIAKSLDAAVLRWSK encoded by the coding sequence ATGCCTGCAGCGACCAGACCCTATCGCGGCGTCTTCCCCGTCGTGCCGACCATCTTCCACGATGACGGCAGGCTCGATCTTGAAGGCCAGCGCCGCTGCCTGGACTTCATGATCGATGCCGGCTCGGACGGGCTGTGCATTCTGGCGAACTTCTCCGAGCAGTTCGTGCTGACCGATGCCGAGCGCGACACGGTGATGGATCTGGCGCTCGACCATGTCGCGGGCCGGGTGCCGGTCATCGTCACGACCACGCATTTCAGCAGCGCGGTCTGCGCCGAGCGTTCGCGCCGCGCGCAGGACAAGGGCGCGGCCATGGTGATGATCATGCCGCCCTATCACGGCGCGACCTTCCGGGTCGGCGAGGCGGCGATCGAAGCCTTCTTCCGTCGCGTCTCGGATGCGATCTCGATCCCGATCATGATCCAGGACGCGCCGGTGGCCGGCACGCCGCTCTCGCCCGCCTTCCTGGCCAAACTCGCCGGCGAGATCGAGAACGTCTCCTATTTCAAGATCGAGGTCGCCCAGGCCGCGGCCAAGCTGCGCACGCTGCTCGAACTCGGCGGCGAGACGATCGAGGGCCCCTGGGACGGCGAGGAGGCGATCACGCTGATGGCCGATCTCGATGCGGGCGCGACCGGCGCGATGACCGGCGGCGGCTATCCCGACGGCATCCGCCAGATCGTCGATCCCTATTTCGCCGGGCGCCGCAATGAGGCCATAGCCGCCTATGCGCGCTGGCTGCCGCTGATCAATTACGAGAACCGCCAGACCGGCCTGTCGGCGGCGAAGATCCTGATGAAGGAGGGCGGGATCATCGGCTCGGCCGCCTTGCGCCATCCGCTCGAACTGCCTCATCCAAAGACGCAGGCCGGGCTGATCGAGATCGCCAAAAGCCTCGACGCCGCGGTTCTGCGCTGGAGCAAATGA